From the genome of Pirellulales bacterium:
ATGATGGGCTCCGATCAGGACGATGTTTTGCTGGCCCCGTGGACGACTGTGAAATTCCGGCTCAACGGCAACGGCGCGGGAAGCACCGCCGCGCAAGCGACCGCTCAACAAAATTCGCTGACGGCCATCAATAGCCTGAATAGCCTCTATCCCGGCGGCGTGACGCTCTACGATGTCCCATCGCCGATCCAAACGGACGACGCGCCGCAATCCGCCCGCCAGATCAACCTCGATATGATGATCGCCAAGGCGGTCGGTCCCGAGGAGATTCAGGAAGCGATCGATCAAATCTCGGGCTTGTTGCGTGAGCGGCATCATCTCCCGTTCGATCGCGGAAACGATTTCGACATCCGCGACATGACGGAAGTGAGCAAGACAATGTCGCGCTCCTCCGAACTGATGGGCGTCTTACTGCTCGTCGTTGCGGCGATTTCACTGGTCGTAGGCGGGGTGGGAATCATGAACATCATGCTCGTCTCGGTGACCGAGCGGACCCGCGAGATCGGCCTGCGGATGGCGGTCGGCGCCCGCAGCCACCACATCCTGCGTCAATTCCTCGTCGAGGCGGTGCTGCTGTGCCTGCTCGGCGGCGCGATCGGCATCCTGTTCGGCCGCGGCGCGTCGATCCTCGTCCGCTCGATCGAGCACTGGCCCACGGCCGCGTCGATCCCTGTGATCGTCGTGGCAGCGCTCGTTTCCGCCGGAGTCGGCATCCTGTTCGGATTCTATCCTGCCTGGAAGGCGTCGCGCCTGGATCCGATTGAAGCCCTGCGCTACGAATGAAAAAGACCGGCCATGCGGCATTAGCTGCCACATGGCCGGTTTAACTTCGTTCGTGCGAATCCTTGCGGACCGAGCTGTTCCTGCCCAACTCTAGACCATTCCTTTCCGAACCGCCCATACGGCAGCTTGGGTGCGATCGCTGACGGCGATCTTTCGCAAGATATTCTGCACGTGCTCCTTCACCGTCTCGATGCTAATGGAGAGCGAACGGCCGATCTCCTTGTTGCTCAAGCCAAGCGCCATGTGACGCAGGACCTGCGTCTCGCGATTGGTGAGCGGCACATCCGAATCGCCCGTTTGCTGCCGGGTGGCCATCGCGGTCGAGACGCGGCGCATCTCGCCGACTCGCGAAGGAGACTCGCCCTTCGCGGCCGCAGTGATGGCCGTGATCAAATCCGCGCGGCTCGAACCCTTCAGCACATAGTCGCTGGCTCCCAATGCGACCGCGCGAGCCACGTAGGTCGGATTGTCGTACGTCGAAAGTACGACCACCTTGGCCTCGGGCAGTTCGGTCCGCAATTGTTCCAAAGCTTCTAATCCATCGGTTTGCGGCATCCGGATATCCAGCAGAACCACGTGGGGCCGATGTTTGCGGGCCATCTGGACCGCTTCTTTGCCGTCCTTTGCTTCGGCCACGATCTTAATATCGGAACCGCTCAAAAGGCTCGCCAATCCGTGGCGGACCACCTCATGGTCGTCGGCGACCAAAACCTTGATGCTCATGAAAAGCTCCTCTCAAAAAAACCAGAACGACGGACAAGAACCGCCTCGGCGCCCCCGAGCCGTGACCTCTAAAATGAACAACACCACGACGAACACGCCGCACGCACGTTCCGAATGCGGGCGGAGACAAGCGACCCCAACTTGAGGGGCCCGTGCCGATGCGCCATTTAACGCGTCGTTGTCAGGCACATAGATTTACCGTTCCGTGTGAGGGAGCGCGCCCCTCACACCCCCATCATAAGATGAAGAGGGGGACCTTGAATAGGCCCCGAAAGATCCGAATTATCATTTCGCGGATTCGCGGCGGACTTTGGCCCGGTCATGGCGTGCCACGTGCTTGATTCACGAGATTGCTCGCTCCCTGGACCAGCAATTCGCCAGCCAACCGAACACCCAGCAATGCTGCCTGGTCAGTGCTCCCGCTTACGCTGCCGATCAAACGCACACTGCCGTCCGGGCTTAGGACGACGCCGTCGAGTTTCAGTCGTCCACCCAAGTCGATCCGTCCCCAGGCACCGATTGGCGCAAGACAGCCCCCGTCAAGCTCCGCTAAAAACGCACGCTCGGCCACGACCGCCGCGCGCGACAACGGATCATCGAGCACTGCGACGGCTGGTCGGCGCCGCGAGTCCACGCGAACCTCTAATCCGAGCGCTCCCTGACCGACGGCGGGCAGGAAGAGAGGCGGCTCGAGGAACTGAGTGATTCTCGAATCAAATCCGAGCCGCTTAAGCCCGGCTTCGGCCAAGACGATCGCGTCGCACTCTCCCGCGGCGAGTTTCCGCAGCCGTGTTTCGACATTCCCGCGGATTGGATCCATTTGCAGATCGGAGCGTAAATAACGCAACTGGGCTTGCCGGCGCAGGCTGCCGGTTCCGATCCTGGCGCCAGCCAGAAGAGCGTCGAGTGGTTTTCCTTCGCGACAAATGAGCGCATCCCGCGGCGATTCGCGCGGCGGCACCGCGGCAAGCGCCAGACCGGCGACATCGTCTGTTGGCAAATCCTTGAGGCTGTGGACTGCGACGTCGATCCGTCCGTCATTTAGGGCCCGTTGCAGCTCTTTGGTAAAGACTCCGGAAGTGCCGATATCGCCGATCGGGCTCTGTTGCTCGACGTCGCCGCGCGTGGTGATCGGCACCAGCTCGACGGCGTGGCCTCGCTCGACTAATTGATCGGCCACCCATTGCGCCTGCCACCGCGCTAGCGGGCTGGCCCGAGTGCCGATGCGAATTGGAGCAGCGAAGGACATGGGTTTGGAATCTGCTCGTCGCGATTAGGTAGCGCTCTTCGGCCCCGGCTCGCGTCGAGAGGTTTTTTCGCGCAATTCCCGCGCCGGCACGACGACGCCGCAGGAAATGAAGAATTGCAGCGCTTCATCAATGGTCAGATTCAAGTCGTGCGCCGCGGTCTTGGGCACGGTGACGACGTTCCCTGTAAACGGAACCGGTGAACCGGGCACCGCGACCGTGAGGCACGGCTCGCGGGCCGCACCGGCAATGTCGCGCATCCCTTCGCCCGTAACCAATCCCACAGTCCAAATGCCGGCCCGCGGATATTCAATTGCCACCACCCGTTTGAACTCGACTTCACTTTCGACGAATGCAAAATCCGTCACCTTCTTGACCGACGCATAGACGCTGCGAACCACGGGAAGTCTGCGGGCGATCGATCCGATGAATCCGCCGACGCCCGCGGCGAACAGCCGGCCGAGGACATACAGCACCAACACGAACAGCAGCAGGAACACTGGCACCACGACCACCGGCCGGAGATACCGCAGATTCACGTAGTCCTCGAACGCAGATCGAGCGTTGGGAAGCGACCTGCCAGCCAGGCCGGCCCGCAAATCATCCGCGATCGCGGCCGGAATGTACTGGCCGCTTTCGAGGCGAACGTAGGCTCGGCCGTCGAATAGGAGCGTCGGTTTCGCTTCCCGGTCTCCCGGTTGTTCGCGGACATCCCAAGCCCACCAGACTAGGGCCTCGCGGGCGGCATCGGTCACGGGCTTCAATACATAAAGCTGCACCGTGCCAAATACCCACAGGAAGATCACAATCGTGAGAATCGGCGGCAAGATGAGGGCTAAGCCGCGAAAAACGGCCCCGCGGAACGATCGCGACCGCGCTGGAACCACCGGCACGGGTTGTAATGGGGCGCTGGCCATATCCCTGTAGTCTTTCCGATTCACCGATCGCTGACAAGCGCCGCGGTTGCGACGTGGATGCAGCTTCAACTAAAGTCTCGCGCCTCCGCTCGGGCAACGACGACGATCGCCACGTCGTCGGCGCCGCCGCGACGCAAAATGCCGGCGGCCTCGTTCGCGGTCGCGCCCGTCGTCATCACGTCGTCGACGAGCAGGACCCGCGCGCCGCTGAAATCCCAGCTCGACTTGATCCGAAACGCGCCGCGAATGTTCTCCCTTCGATCTTCCGGCGGCAATTCATTCTGGGGTCGGGTAAGCCGCCGACGCGCCAACGCTCCCGCGGCGGGGACGCCAAGGCGTTTGGCGATCGCGGCAGCCAGCAAATCCGGACTGTTCGCCCCGCGACTTAGCCGGCGCCGCCAGTGCATCGGAATGGGGATCGCCACCTCCGGACGCCATGCGGCAAGTTCGTCGTGGCGCGACTCCGCCAGCAACTTTCCGATGGCCGCGGCCAACGGCTCGCCGTTCGGCCGCTTCATTCGCAGGATCGCCTCGCGGAGTTCATCGCGATACGGACCCAAGCGAACTGCCGCGCCGAACTTCCAATCCGCCTCTCGGCAGCGGGGGCACGTGCTTGCCGTAAACATGGCCTTTCCTTCGATCGAGGTTGCGCATCGCGGGCAGGCGGCATGCGCGCTGGCCGACAATGACCTGCGGCAGGTTGAACAGAGCAAAATGCCGTCCGCCGGCCCCAATGTTTCCTCTTGGCAAAATGCGCATCGTGGCGGGTAAACCAGTTCCGCTCCGGTTTGCGCGGCGCGCCGCAACCATCGCGCCGCGCTTATGCGGATTCGGCGCACGCGCCGCGCGAAGGATGCTATTGACGGACCGGAATTGCCTTGGTTGCGCATCTTCGGAATTTCACTTGGTGATCGACCTTACGAGAAACCGCCAGAATATGGTATTCGATTTCAGCCCGGAGTGCCCTAAATCGCTGTTTCGCCAAACTTCACAAACCGCCATTGCACAAAACCGGCAATCAGGGGATCATGCGCACCGCAAACTGCCATCTCCGTTGGCTCGCCATGAGCCGGCTCCCGCAAGCATGGAGGCTTGTTGAGACATGCGCCGCTCCCAATTCGCCATTTTTTCCGTGGCCCTACTAACGTCGATCGGCGGCGCCGGCTGTGGTTCGCATGACGGCGCATCGCCCGCAACCGCCAGCATCGCCGCCGCCGGGCAACTAGCCGCGCCGAACGCGGCGGCCGACAAGACCGAGCAAGATAAGCTCCACCCGGTCGCCGTCGTCCACACTTCGCTGGGCGATATTACGCTCCGCCTCGACGCCGAGCATGCGCCGATCAGCGTCGACAATTTCTTGACGTACGTCGAGCAAGGACACTACGACAACACGATCTTCCATCAAGTGCTGGCCAAGCCGGCAGTGATTCTCGGCGGTGGATACGACACCTTCCGAAAGGAAAAGCCCGCTGGGTTGCCGATCCGAAATGAGGCCCAAAATGGGCTGAAAAACGTCCGCGGCACGGTCGGCATGGTCCGCCGCCCGGATTCGATCGATAGCTCGACGAGCCAGTTCTATTTCAATGCAGGCGACAATCCGCAACTCGATCACAAGAGCGACGCCGCCGACGGCTACGGCTATTGTGTGTTCGGCGAAGTGACCGCGGGCTTGGAAATCGTCGAGCAGATCGCCAAGTCGGCGGTCCACGACACACCGCAAGTCTCGAGTACGCCCGTCGAGCAGGTGGCCGTCAAGTGGATTCACGTCGTCCGCTGACTGCCGCGCGCAGTGCCGCATTCGACATCTTCTGAAAGTCGACCAACGCTGCCGTGCCGGGCGGTTCGCGCGGTACCACACTCGAGCCGATGATCGCCAAATCTCGATCGTCGTGTCAGTCTAGAATGTGCTCTCGCTGCGAACCTGCCGCACCACGATTTGTCATAATCGGCGCCGGGGGAACTTAAGAACCATCAGCCTTTGGATGGCTCGCTCCGTTTCCAGTGGTTAATCGAAAACTATTGCCTCGCATTAAGTTGCGCGCTCGACGAGAGAATTACAACCCATTTGATGCAAAATCCCCATTTTGATAATCGCGAAGATTTCAGGCATTCGGGCGGAATTTGTTTGGCAACTTGCGATCAAGCTGATAGGATCACGCGCTGGAGATATCAGGCAGGGATTCGGTGGCAGGAGGTAACCGACATGTCTAATCCCTTGTTTTTTGTTCAGGAATGCCCGACCTGCGGTAGGAGTCTGTACATACGCGTGGCCTATCTGGGCCGGCGCGTTGTCTGTCAGCACTGCAATGGGCATCTCGAAGCCTGCGATCCGGCTAGCGCCGCTTATCCTCCTTGCGATTCGAGCGCCGCGATTCTCAAGCGCGCGGACGAACTGCTAGAGACGATCGACCGACGCACATCGAAGGCTTCGTAGCGCAGGCATGCTTCAGTACAAGGCCGGCTACAAATTCGTTAGCGGCGGTGTGCATGCCCAGGTTCTGGATTTTCGCGCAGCGATCACGTGCGCGGACACGCTGGAAAATGCGCGTCACCTTTTGGCAATTGCCTTGAGGGACGTCGCCGAGGCCGCGTTGGAGTTAGGGCAGCCTTTGCCATTTCCCAATCCGTTGTCGTCCGATCCAGATATGGATATACAAGAGCCGATCGAACTGCAGTTGACGTAATCTTGAAATACGTAACGCACTCGGCCGATGGACAACCTCGCGCGCAGCTTTGACGCGGATCCGGCTTCCGTAGAGCATCGTCTACTTGCCGAGACGGCGTGGATGGGCGGTGAATCGGTTTCGGTTCGTTACTAACTGGGCCGACTGCTAAGCCGTAACCTATTCCGCGGGTCCGACGCTGACGTTGAGCGCCGTCTCGTAGCTTATCTTGCAAAAACGACATCCAAGAAAGGAGCGGCGCTTATCCTGGACGAGGGAAGTTGGCGGATCGCCGTGCCACTCCTTTGTTACCGGTTTGAGACTGAATTTGGCCGCAGCTCCAAGCGGAAACCAAACGACGTTTCAGCGATTGAGGCCGTCCTCAAGAATCCCTCGGTCACGCTCGCCGACCTCGCGCGCGACATCGGCACGACTGAAAAGCAGCTTCGTCGCATGTCGCTCGTCACCTTCGCGATGGCACTCCCGATTCGATCCCGCGGCCGGCGCAGCCGCAACAACAGACGGGCGAGGAAGAATCTGCCGTAACCGAACGATGAAACTAGCCCCGACTCCCGACAAGCCATCGCTTGGCTCGCAGCATCTGTGCCTTGGGTCGTAGCGGGGCGTAATACGGGTAGTGATAGCTCGTTTGGATACGGGTTGCCCAGTGGCGTTTCGCGTCGAGCGAGCCGGGGCCGAGGTCGATCAAGTGATCGCCGCGGCGGAAGCTGTCTTCGATCATGTGGCGCAGGAGGACGCTCCCGCTCCCTTCGGTGGTCACGGCCGGATCGAAGCCCATGCGCAGCCCGTAAACCGAGCCGCGGTAATGGTAGTTGTAAGCGAAGGCGGCGGGGCGGCCCGCGAGCAGGAGCAGATTGAGATCGAGTCCGCCCGCGGCGGCGGCCGTTGCGTGAGCGTCACGAAGATAATCGCGGACCGATTCGTGCGAGAGAGTCGTGCCGTCGGCGGCGGCACTTTGCCAACTTTGCCCGGCGATCGCTTCGCAGGAGTCGTAGAGGTCCCATCGCGGATCGCCGTCGCCGTAACGAGTTCCCTGGGGGCGATAGCGGATGTAAGTCACTTCGCCGCAGTCCGACAGCCGCCGTTCGGCGCGAGTGACATTCTGTCGCCAGCGACCTTTGCGACAGGCCCAATATTTCTCCCAATCCCCTTCGAGTTGAATCTGTGCCGCGTGCACCAGCGGTTCGCCGCGTGTCGTCATGCCGGCGGCGCGCATCGCTTTGCCCGTGCGGCCGGCGTCGATCCCGTCGGCATCGACCCAGCGGAGATCGACGAGATCCCAATCGCGCGGCGTGGCGTGAATGTGCCGCAGCCCTGCCCAAAGCGTGGCGGTCGGATTCGGTCCGATCGGGCCGAAAAAGGTGCCCCAGCCGTCGAGCGGATACGTCAGCACTCGAACCGTTCCCAGCCGCGTTCGCTCCGGCAATACGGTCAGCGGAAGAATTCCGATCGGTCGATCGTCGCCCGAAACGATTAGCACTCTTAAGCGCTGCCGGTCTCCGTGATGCCGCCAATAGGTTTCCAGCCACTCAAACGACTGGAAGAATGTTGCTCCGCGGGATTGCGGAAGCAGCGAATTCCAGAGCAACCGATGTTGGATCAGGTCGTCCAGGCTATTGATCTCAGTCACTCGAGTCATCGGCGGTCGCATTCTTCTAGTGTAGCTGGCGTGCTCCGCTCGCCGTCGAGTTGCCTGCGGACATAGCGATGATGGAAGGCCGGCGCGGGCCGGCAAGACCACGGTCGCAATCCGGATGCCCTGAGTGGAGGGTTTTTATTGACGTGGCTGCCGGAAGATCGCTTTACTATTAGATGGCTTCGATTTGCGCCGAAGAGGCAGGCTTTGCCGAATGGTAAACGGTGAATCGAGAAGGGGAGAAAATGCAACGTCGTCGAGTTCTGGCAACGCGACGATCGGGTCATGCGGCAGAATTTCTCGCGCGCGATATGACGCCGAAATGTAGCGGAATTCGCCAGAATTCCGAGAGCGTCGCGAAAGAGCACGATGGAATGGTAAGTTTACTGACGAGGGCAAGTATCGAGCCCTCCGCGAAACTTCGGGCGGTTGGCTGGGTTGAATAAACTGGCGATCATTGGAAACGGTTCCGGTCGCCAGCGGGCTTGCCGACGCTGGCAGCGTCGGCCACGCGTCAATCGCAGTAAGTGAACTGCATCCCCAAGCGAAGGGCATTTTATGTTGCGAACGACTCAGTTGGGATTCGTGATCATATTGGCCGCCGGCGTTTCGTTCATCGGCGCCGCTGTGGAGTCGAATGCCTCGGTCGCGCCCAAGCAGGCGGCGGTTCAAACCGATCAATTGCTCCGCGCCGATCTGGCGGCCGCGCAATC
Proteins encoded in this window:
- a CDS encoding response regulator transcription factor, whose translation is MSIKVLVADDHEVVRHGLASLLSGSDIKIVAEAKDGKEAVQMARKHRPHVVLLDIRMPQTDGLEALEQLRTELPEAKVVVLSTYDNPTYVARAVALGASDYVLKGSSRADLITAITAAAKGESPSRVGEMRRVSTAMATRQQTGDSDVPLTNRETQVLRHMALGLSNKEIGRSLSISIETVKEHVQNILRKIAVSDRTQAAVWAVRKGMV
- the hemC gene encoding hydroxymethylbilane synthase, coding for MSFAAPIRIGTRASPLARWQAQWVADQLVERGHAVELVPITTRGDVEQQSPIGDIGTSGVFTKELQRALNDGRIDVAVHSLKDLPTDDVAGLALAAVPPRESPRDALICREGKPLDALLAGARIGTGSLRRQAQLRYLRSDLQMDPIRGNVETRLRKLAAGECDAIVLAEAGLKRLGFDSRITQFLEPPLFLPAVGQGALGLEVRVDSRRRPAVAVLDDPLSRAAVVAERAFLAELDGGCLAPIGAWGRIDLGGRLKLDGVVLSPDGSVRLIGSVSGSTDQAALLGVRLAGELLVQGASNLVNQARGTP
- a CDS encoding DUF502 domain-containing protein, translating into MNRKDYRDMASAPLQPVPVVPARSRSFRGAVFRGLALILPPILTIVIFLWVFGTVQLYVLKPVTDAAREALVWWAWDVREQPGDREAKPTLLFDGRAYVRLESGQYIPAAIADDLRAGLAGRSLPNARSAFEDYVNLRYLRPVVVVPVFLLLFVLVLYVLGRLFAAGVGGFIGSIARRLPVVRSVYASVKKVTDFAFVESEVEFKRVVAIEYPRAGIWTVGLVTGEGMRDIAGAAREPCLTVAVPGSPVPFTGNVVTVPKTAAHDLNLTIDEALQFFISCGVVVPARELREKTSRREPGPKSAT
- a CDS encoding ComF family protein; this encodes MRNQGNSGPSIASFARRVRRIRISAARWLRRAAQTGAELVYPPRCAFCQEETLGPADGILLCSTCRRSLSASAHAACPRCATSIEGKAMFTASTCPRCREADWKFGAAVRLGPYRDELREAILRMKRPNGEPLAAAIGKLLAESRHDELAAWRPEVAIPIPMHWRRRLSRGANSPDLLAAAIAKRLGVPAAGALARRRLTRPQNELPPEDRRENIRGAFRIKSSWDFSGARVLLVDDVMTTGATANEAAGILRRGGADDVAIVVVARAEARDFS
- a CDS encoding peptidylprolyl isomerase yields the protein MRRSQFAIFSVALLTSIGGAGCGSHDGASPATASIAAAGQLAAPNAAADKTEQDKLHPVAVVHTSLGDITLRLDAEHAPISVDNFLTYVEQGHYDNTIFHQVLAKPAVILGGGYDTFRKEKPAGLPIRNEAQNGLKNVRGTVGMVRRPDSIDSSTSQFYFNAGDNPQLDHKSDAADGYGYCVFGEVTAGLEIVEQIAKSAVHDTPQVSSTPVEQVAVKWIHVVR
- a CDS encoding GNAT family N-acetyltransferase, coding for MTRVTEINSLDDLIQHRLLWNSLLPQSRGATFFQSFEWLETYWRHHGDRQRLRVLIVSGDDRPIGILPLTVLPERTRLGTVRVLTYPLDGWGTFFGPIGPNPTATLWAGLRHIHATPRDWDLVDLRWVDADGIDAGRTGKAMRAAGMTTRGEPLVHAAQIQLEGDWEKYWACRKGRWRQNVTRAERRLSDCGEVTYIRYRPQGTRYGDGDPRWDLYDSCEAIAGQSWQSAAADGTTLSHESVRDYLRDAHATAAAAGGLDLNLLLLAGRPAAFAYNYHYRGSVYGLRMGFDPAVTTEGSGSVLLRHMIEDSFRRGDHLIDLGPGSLDAKRHWATRIQTSYHYPYYAPLRPKAQMLRAKRWLVGSRG